The following coding sequences are from one Macaca nemestrina isolate mMacNem1 chromosome 1, mMacNem.hap1, whole genome shotgun sequence window:
- the LOC105478984 gene encoding LOW QUALITY PROTEIN: uncharacterized protein (The sequence of the model RefSeq protein was modified relative to this genomic sequence to represent the inferred CDS: inserted 2 bases in 1 codon; deleted 2 bases in 2 codons; substituted 1 base at 1 genomic stop codon), giving the protein MGRGPLWVKLGGFRVHRQSKKLGRLLGTQRRPPASCDLSVLLFAEARPGAPQARSRTKAWRQLQPPQRQLQPPXTAARWRRTGAREQAGPGAGWERLKATLLGRPRALADYGTCILPPDFHICRPRKNNDVGILGDCPLTRANQTRTSTPCSLPSACRCSHPPTPRAHLSLLQPPGMQIISHWVLVXGRSCGEARAQQLSPQLCSRAPAAGALRWGRRLQYAQAATVWRKRPAVGHARRATLQPIIYGSNNLESSCYVCHTPPVFSLNF; this is encoded by the exons ATGGGCCGTGGACCCTTGTGGGTGAAGCTCGGCGGTTTCCGAGTCCAT CGCCAGTCCAAGAAGCTGGGACGGCTGCTGGGAACCCAGCGCCGTCCTCCCGCTTCCTGTGATCTATCAGTCCTACTCTTCGCGGAGGCTCGGCCTGGCGCACCTCAGGCCCGCAGCAGAACCAAGGCTTGGCGGCAGCTGCAACCTCCACAG CGGCAGCTGCAACCTCCATAGACGGCCGCCAGGTGGCGCCGTACCGGGGCCCGAGAGCAGGCAGGGCCCGGGGCGGGGTGGGAGCGACTCAAAGCTACGCTCCTGGGGAGGCCGCGGGCCCTCGCGGACTACGGAACTTGCATCCTGCCGCCGGATTTTCACATCTGCCGGCCCAGAAAAAACAATGACGTTGGGATTTTGGGGGACTGCCCCTTGACTCGGGCGAATCAGACACGAACG TCGACCCCTTGCTCTCTTCCATCCGCCTGCCGCTGCTCCCACCCACCGACTCCTAGAGCTCATTTGTCGCTTCTGCAGCCTCCAGGAATGCAAATAATTTCTCACTGGGTTTTGGT AGGGCGGAGCTGCGGAGAAGCGCGAGCCCAACAGCTTTCGCCGCAGCTGTGTTCCCGGGCGCCGGCGGCTGGGGCCCTCAGATGGGGGCGGAGGCTGCAATATGCACAGGCGGCCACAGTGTGGCGCAAGCGCCCTGCCGTGGGACACGCTCGGCGCGCGACGCTCCAACCCATCATTTACGGGTCAAATAATCTAGAATCAAGTTGCTACGTGTGTCATACTCCTCCTGTTTTTTCCCTAAACTTTTAG